A DNA window from Kitasatospora atroaurantiaca contains the following coding sequences:
- a CDS encoding polysaccharide lyase family 8 super-sandwich domain-containing protein produces the protein MDVVHPAPGLESTSTALSRRRLLQLGGAAAALAAGSQLLRPSLAWAADTYDAMRTTWVQLLTGAGFDPAAAPFAAALSSLGSQADSFRTTMAPSSGSLWPDLPIGTVSANVTSCFARLRTMALAYVQPNTGLTGNASLSSAVSTGLDWMYANAYTPATTTYNNWWDWQIGAPQRMLDACALMYPQLTVAQIANYCAAVDHFVPASVVAAYSGTSTGANRVDLCRVLALRGVVGKSSSPITTAQQALSPVFPYVLSGDGIYADGSYLQHTYVPYAGTYGDVMVNGLSKMFTLLAGTTWAVTDPNVQNIYTAVTSAWAPFVHNGLVMDGVCGRAVSRGVLNSDPSQIQQDDHTRGQGVVSDILRLATSGLASPAQSAAWKSMVKGWLQRDYYEPLLSSKGVDIPELARAQALLNDSTVTASAEPVNSRVFGMDRAVHRRSGWAAQLSISSARTTFYETGNGENLRGWHTNSGMLSWWGDTYGNGQYSDAFWPTVDPYLLPGTTVSTLPLADAAGGAWGASHPTATWAGGTTDGTYAAVGQDVRGLQSTLTGKKSWFFLDDSIYCLGAGITCTDGVGVQTTVDNRNLGPNNSQVFTVDGAVQPTTLGWSQTFTNAGYMAINGMGAWVFPGATVKAKRVARTGAWSDINSTSSTTPITRNYISMWFDHGTDPAGASYSYQLMPGATAATAAARAAGPNVTVLANTSAVQAISVPSLGLTMANLFAACSAGPITADGPCSVLVKEQGGSMTVVVSDPTRAATTVRVTIARTTYKSVTAASGVTVLSTSGQVVLLAETGGTQGVGRTVTLSTSGTAPAPASAAQLSATASTYVRDGSYGNTNFGNATTMVAKNSNVANNGYNRRSLLRFDVAGLSGRVSRAVLWVYGNVQDSAGTQSALQAFATASDSWTETGVTWNSAPALATALGTGMVSTNDWVGLDVTSAVAAAQTSAGGTGTASLAVFEPLGAAGLAAVLNTRLNSTNPPRLEVISG, from the coding sequence ATGGACGTAGTTCACCCCGCCCCGGGTCTCGAGAGCACCTCCACCGCGCTGAGCAGACGCCGCCTGCTCCAGCTCGGGGGTGCGGCCGCCGCCCTGGCCGCCGGCTCCCAGCTGCTGCGTCCCTCCCTCGCCTGGGCCGCCGACACGTACGACGCGATGCGGACCACCTGGGTGCAGCTGCTCACCGGGGCGGGCTTCGACCCGGCGGCCGCGCCGTTCGCCGCTGCACTCTCCTCCCTCGGCTCGCAGGCGGACTCGTTCCGGACCACGATGGCCCCGAGCAGCGGCTCGCTCTGGCCGGACCTCCCGATCGGCACCGTCTCGGCGAACGTCACCAGCTGCTTCGCGCGGCTGAGGACCATGGCACTGGCCTACGTTCAGCCGAACACCGGGCTGACCGGCAATGCCTCGCTCTCCTCGGCCGTCTCCACCGGCCTGGACTGGATGTACGCCAACGCGTACACGCCCGCCACGACCACCTACAACAACTGGTGGGACTGGCAGATCGGCGCGCCGCAGCGAATGCTGGACGCCTGCGCGCTGATGTACCCGCAGCTCACCGTGGCGCAGATCGCCAACTACTGTGCGGCGGTCGACCATTTCGTCCCCGCCTCCGTCGTCGCCGCGTACAGCGGCACCAGCACCGGCGCCAACCGCGTCGACCTGTGCCGGGTGCTCGCCCTGCGCGGGGTCGTCGGCAAGAGCTCCTCCCCCATCACCACCGCCCAGCAGGCGCTCTCCCCGGTCTTCCCGTACGTGCTGTCCGGCGACGGCATCTACGCGGACGGGAGCTACCTCCAGCACACGTACGTCCCCTACGCCGGCACCTACGGCGACGTGATGGTCAACGGCCTGAGCAAGATGTTCACCCTGCTCGCCGGAACCACCTGGGCCGTCACCGACCCCAACGTGCAGAACATCTACACCGCGGTGACCAGCGCCTGGGCGCCCTTCGTCCACAACGGCCTCGTCATGGACGGCGTGTGCGGCCGGGCCGTCAGCCGCGGCGTCCTGAACAGCGACCCGTCGCAGATCCAGCAGGACGACCACACCCGCGGCCAAGGCGTCGTCTCCGACATCCTGCGGCTCGCCACCTCCGGGCTCGCCTCCCCCGCACAGTCCGCGGCCTGGAAGTCGATGGTCAAGGGCTGGCTGCAGCGGGACTACTACGAGCCGCTGCTGAGCAGCAAGGGCGTGGACATCCCCGAACTCGCCCGTGCGCAGGCCCTGCTGAACGACTCCACCGTCACGGCATCGGCCGAACCCGTCAACAGCCGGGTGTTCGGGATGGACCGGGCCGTGCACCGCCGCAGCGGCTGGGCCGCCCAACTCAGCATCAGCTCGGCCCGCACCACCTTCTACGAGACCGGCAACGGCGAGAACCTTCGGGGCTGGCACACCAACAGCGGGATGCTCTCCTGGTGGGGCGACACCTACGGCAACGGCCAGTACTCGGACGCCTTCTGGCCCACCGTCGACCCGTACCTGCTCCCCGGGACGACCGTCTCCACCCTCCCCCTCGCCGACGCGGCCGGCGGCGCCTGGGGCGCCTCGCACCCCACCGCGACCTGGGCCGGCGGCACCACCGACGGCACCTACGCCGCCGTCGGCCAGGACGTCCGCGGGCTGCAGTCCACGCTGACCGGCAAGAAGTCCTGGTTCTTTCTGGACGACTCGATCTACTGCCTGGGCGCCGGCATCACCTGCACCGACGGCGTCGGTGTCCAGACCACCGTCGACAACCGCAACCTCGGCCCGAACAACAGCCAGGTGTTCACCGTCGACGGCGCCGTCCAGCCCACCACCCTCGGCTGGAGCCAGACCTTCACCAACGCCGGATACATGGCGATCAACGGCATGGGCGCCTGGGTCTTCCCCGGCGCGACCGTCAAGGCCAAGCGGGTGGCCCGCACCGGCGCGTGGTCCGACATCAACAGCACGTCCTCCACGACCCCGATCACCCGCAACTACATCTCGATGTGGTTCGACCACGGCACCGACCCCGCCGGCGCGAGCTACAGCTACCAGCTGATGCCCGGCGCCACCGCGGCCACCGCCGCCGCCCGCGCGGCCGGTCCGAACGTCACCGTCCTTGCCAACACCTCCGCGGTGCAGGCGATCAGCGTGCCTTCGCTCGGCCTCACCATGGCCAACTTGTTCGCGGCGTGCAGCGCCGGGCCGATCACCGCCGACGGCCCGTGCTCGGTGCTGGTGAAGGAGCAGGGCGGCAGCATGACCGTCGTGGTCTCCGACCCCACCCGGGCCGCCACCACCGTCCGGGTCACCATCGCCCGCACCACCTACAAGTCCGTCACGGCCGCGTCCGGCGTCACCGTGCTCTCCACCTCCGGACAGGTCGTGCTGCTGGCCGAGACGGGCGGCACGCAGGGCGTCGGCCGGACCGTCACCCTCAGCACCTCCGGCACGGCACCGGCGCCCGCGTCCGCCGCGCAGTTGAGCGCCACCGCCAGCACGTACGTCCGGGACGGCTCGTACGGCAACACCAACTTCGGCAACGCCACCACGATGGTGGCGAAGAACTCCAACGTCGCGAACAACGGCTACAACCGCAGGTCGCTGCTCAGGTTCGACGTCGCCGGTCTCAGCGGCCGGGTCTCCCGCGCCGTGCTGTGGGTGTACGGCAACGTGCAGGACTCCGCCGGCACGCAGTCGGCCCTCCAGGCGTTCGCGACCGCCTCGGACAGCTGGACCGAGACCGGTGTCACCTGGAACAGCGCTCCCGCCCTGGCCACCGCACTCGGCACCGGGATGGTCTCCACCAACGACTGGGTCGGCCTCGACGTCACCAGCGCCGTCGCTGCGGCCCAGACCTCGGCGGGCGGCACCGGCACCGCCTCCCTCGCGGTCTTCGAACCCCTGGGCGCGGCCGGCCTGGCGGCCGTCCTCAACACCCGGCTGAACAGCACGAACCCGCCGAGGCTGGAGGTCATCTCCGGCTGA
- a CDS encoding LacI family DNA-binding transcriptional regulator: MTITAEQRRARILDVVRELGTVRVVDLAERIGLAAVTVRRDVAGLADAGLLHRSHGAVSLPAARPADARATGQERVVGMLVPTVGSYFDEIIDGARSAAAAAGARLVLGISAYESSDDRAQVEQLLDSGVDGLLLTPNWKPGGRPENSAWIGELRVPVVLVERRAAADSRHAELNSVGSDHHHGVLVALRHLASLGHGSVLLAARDDTWTAYHVRAGYEEGTRLLGLEPQPVVDIHQPGGDMEVVAARIAEAVAGGVRAALVHNDQDAIQLVSLLRARGLRVPDDVALISYDDVFAALAAPPLTAVAPPKRALGAAAMRLLLRWLDSGPELPVHHVALLPELKIRTSCGGVGGDADR, translated from the coding sequence ATGACCATCACGGCCGAGCAGCGCCGGGCTCGCATCCTGGACGTCGTCCGCGAGCTCGGGACGGTCCGCGTCGTGGATCTCGCCGAGCGCATCGGCCTCGCGGCCGTCACCGTGCGCCGGGACGTGGCGGGCCTCGCCGACGCCGGGCTGCTGCACCGCTCGCACGGCGCGGTGTCGCTCCCGGCCGCCCGGCCCGCCGACGCGCGGGCGACCGGGCAGGAGCGGGTGGTCGGCATGCTCGTGCCCACGGTCGGCTCGTACTTCGACGAGATCATCGACGGTGCCCGCTCGGCCGCCGCCGCGGCCGGTGCCCGCCTGGTGCTCGGCATCTCCGCCTACGAGTCCTCCGACGATCGTGCCCAGGTGGAGCAGCTGCTCGACTCCGGCGTCGACGGCCTGCTGCTCACCCCGAACTGGAAGCCCGGCGGCCGTCCCGAGAACAGCGCCTGGATCGGGGAGCTGCGCGTGCCCGTCGTCCTGGTCGAGCGCCGGGCGGCCGCCGACAGCCGCCACGCCGAACTGAACTCGGTCGGCTCCGACCACCACCACGGCGTGCTGGTGGCCCTGCGGCACCTCGCCTCGCTCGGCCACGGCTCCGTGCTGCTGGCAGCCCGCGACGACACCTGGACCGCGTATCACGTCCGGGCCGGGTACGAGGAGGGCACCCGGCTGCTGGGGCTCGAACCGCAGCCCGTCGTCGACATCCACCAGCCGGGCGGCGACATGGAGGTCGTCGCCGCCCGGATCGCCGAGGCCGTCGCCGGCGGGGTGCGGGCCGCGCTGGTCCACAACGACCAGGACGCCATTCAGCTGGTTTCCCTGCTGCGTGCCCGGGGCCTGCGGGTGCCGGACGACGTGGCCCTGATCTCCTACGACGACGTGTTCGCGGCACTCGCCGCCCCGCCGTTGACGGCCGTCGCGCCGCCGAAGCGGGCACTGGGTGCGGCGGCGATGAGGCTGCTGCTGCGCTGGCTGGACAGCGGGCCGGAGCTGCCGGTCCATCATGTGGCGCTGCTGCCCGAACTGAAGATCCGCACCTCGTGCGGCGGCGTCGGCGGCGACGCGGACCGGTGA
- a CDS encoding sugar phosphate isomerase/epimerase family protein — protein sequence MRLAFSTLGLPGLPLDQVIRLATDHGWAGLELRCAPGEPVHPAMPTDARRRARRALEAAGLTPLAVAGYVGVAAPGEDGPLISALLDQLRLAADLGAAFVRVFPQGGEGWVGEADQRAARRLAAVADAAHTLGVRVLLETHDSHRAGRDVARVLDLVGRPAVGALWDLLHTRLAGETPSATWGALRPHLGYVQVKDVVGRSDLTPLPLGAGVLPIGECVRLLPPDCWVSWEYEAPWYPDAAPLAPLLGPGAAHLTRLGG from the coding sequence GTGCGACTCGCCTTCTCCACCCTGGGCCTGCCGGGACTGCCGCTCGATCAGGTGATCCGACTCGCCACCGACCACGGCTGGGCCGGCCTCGAACTGCGCTGTGCGCCCGGCGAACCCGTGCACCCGGCGATGCCGACCGACGCCCGGCGCCGCGCCCGGCGTGCCCTCGAAGCGGCCGGCCTCACCCCGCTCGCGGTGGCCGGCTACGTCGGGGTCGCCGCCCCGGGTGAGGACGGCCCGCTGATCTCCGCGCTGCTCGACCAGCTCCGGCTGGCCGCCGACCTGGGCGCCGCGTTCGTGCGGGTGTTCCCGCAGGGCGGCGAGGGATGGGTCGGCGAGGCCGACCAGCGCGCCGCCCGACGCCTCGCCGCGGTGGCCGACGCGGCCCACACCCTGGGCGTACGCGTCCTGCTGGAGACGCACGACTCGCACCGCGCCGGGCGGGACGTGGCCCGGGTGCTCGACCTCGTAGGCCGCCCGGCGGTCGGCGCGCTGTGGGACCTGCTCCACACCCGGCTGGCCGGCGAGACCCCGTCGGCGACCTGGGGCGCGCTTCGGCCCCACCTCGGCTACGTCCAGGTCAAGGACGTCGTCGGACGGTCCGACCTCACTCCGCTGCCGCTCGGCGCGGGCGTGCTGCCCATCGGCGAGTGCGTCCGGCTGCTGCCGCCGGACTGCTGGGTGTCCTGGGAGTACGAGGCGCCCTGGTACCCGGACGCCGCGCCGCTGGCGCCGCTGCTCGGCCCCGGCGCGGCCCACCTCACCCGGCTGGGCGGCTGA
- a CDS encoding DUF2264 domain-containing protein, with protein sequence MPSIQLPPEDRRLSPHTGWTRPHWEAVADGLLAAVQKFAGPGHALINLPGPRPSISGTRSDGLEGFARTFLLAAFRVAGAGGDDPHGLLPWYAEGLAAGTRTPTAERDLTGRDPVSWLAIGDRNQAMVEAASIALALRLTRPWLWDRLDEQVRERTRAWLADALHHTPVDNNWWLFPFTVGAFLAETGSLAEVGLDHDGPARAAVERGLAKIEQWYLGDGWYTDGRPRAFDHYNGWAFHLYPVLHAHLAGDRELLDTYGGRLAAHLDGYARTFGADGAPMHQGRSLTYRFAAATPLWAGALTGHTPLAPGATRRLASGTLRYFLDRGSLQPDGLLSLGWFGPHPPVIQSYSGPASPYWASKGFLGLLLPPDHPVWTEPEEAAPVERGDAVLPLTRPGWLIQSTAADGLVRLHNHGSDDQPADEVLPDDPLYARLGYSTVTGPRHDGPPDNHFGLVVGGELSERGRIRPLGAGDGWAASAHHPRIGGTELPGVTVTSLVLASGADEIHAHLVTGAAPGTEVRHSGWAVAGDAVETWTDGPRAGAAADPEGARLTSVLQRVEGYTAAEASRLLAGTAFGPAGALPALTGRTGSGPSLFVSVARLSRSATRSFDGLQVRTDGALIRVVWPDGSEHEALLDPDAPTIRRKD encoded by the coding sequence ATGCCCTCGATCCAGCTTCCACCGGAGGACCGGCGTCTCAGCCCGCACACGGGCTGGACCAGGCCCCACTGGGAGGCCGTCGCGGACGGCCTCCTGGCGGCCGTACAGAAGTTCGCCGGGCCGGGACACGCGCTCATCAACCTTCCGGGGCCCCGCCCGAGCATCTCCGGCACCCGCTCCGACGGGCTGGAGGGCTTCGCCAGGACCTTCCTGCTGGCCGCCTTCCGGGTCGCCGGCGCAGGCGGTGACGACCCGCACGGGCTGCTGCCGTGGTACGCCGAAGGACTGGCCGCGGGCACCCGGACCCCGACCGCCGAGCGCGACCTGACCGGACGGGACCCCGTCTCCTGGCTCGCCATCGGCGACCGCAACCAGGCCATGGTCGAGGCCGCGTCGATCGCCCTCGCGCTCCGCCTCACCCGGCCCTGGCTGTGGGACCGGCTCGACGAGCAGGTGCGCGAGCGGACCCGGGCCTGGCTGGCCGACGCCCTGCACCACACACCGGTCGACAACAACTGGTGGCTCTTCCCGTTCACGGTCGGAGCCTTCCTCGCCGAGACAGGCAGCCTGGCCGAGGTCGGCCTCGACCACGACGGCCCGGCGCGGGCCGCCGTCGAGCGCGGGCTGGCGAAGATCGAGCAGTGGTACCTAGGCGACGGCTGGTACACCGACGGCCGCCCCCGCGCATTCGACCACTACAACGGCTGGGCCTTCCACCTCTACCCCGTCCTGCACGCCCACCTGGCCGGCGACCGCGAGCTGCTCGACACGTACGGGGGCCGCCTCGCCGCCCACCTCGACGGCTACGCCCGCACCTTCGGTGCCGACGGCGCCCCCATGCACCAGGGCCGCTCGCTCACCTACCGCTTCGCCGCCGCGACCCCGCTGTGGGCGGGCGCGCTGACCGGGCACACCCCGCTGGCGCCGGGCGCCACCCGACGCCTGGCCTCCGGCACGCTTCGCTACTTCCTCGACCGCGGCTCCCTCCAGCCGGACGGCCTGCTCTCGCTCGGCTGGTTCGGCCCGCACCCGCCGGTGATCCAGTCGTACTCCGGGCCGGCGTCGCCGTACTGGGCGAGCAAGGGCTTCCTCGGGCTGCTGCTGCCGCCCGACCATCCGGTGTGGACGGAGCCCGAGGAGGCGGCGCCGGTCGAACGCGGCGACGCCGTCCTCCCGCTGACCCGGCCCGGCTGGCTGATCCAGTCCACCGCTGCCGACGGCCTGGTCCGGCTGCACAACCACGGCAGTGACGACCAGCCGGCCGACGAGGTGCTGCCCGACGACCCGCTGTACGCCAGGCTCGGCTACTCCACCGTCACCGGGCCCCGGCACGACGGCCCGCCGGACAACCACTTCGGCCTGGTGGTCGGCGGCGAACTCAGCGAGCGCGGCCGGATCCGCCCGCTCGGCGCCGGCGACGGCTGGGCCGCCTCCGCCCACCACCCGCGGATCGGCGGCACCGAGCTGCCCGGGGTCACCGTCACCTCGCTGGTCCTCGCCTCGGGCGCCGACGAGATCCACGCGCACCTGGTCACCGGCGCCGCGCCGGGCACCGAGGTACGGCACAGCGGCTGGGCGGTGGCCGGCGACGCGGTCGAGACGTGGACGGACGGCCCGCGCGCCGGCGCAGCCGCCGACCCGGAGGGCGCGCGGCTCACCTCGGTCCTCCAACGCGTCGAGGGGTACACGGCCGCCGAGGCGAGCCGCCTGCTGGCCGGCACGGCGTTCGGCCCTGCCGGCGCGCTGCCCGCGCTGACCGGCCGCACCGGCAGCGGCCCCTCGCTGTTCGTCTCCGTCGCCCGACTCTCGCGGTCGGCCACCCGCTCCTTCGACGGCCTCCAGGTGCGCACCGACGGAGCCCTGATCCGCGTGGTCTGGCCGGACGGCAGCGAGCACGAGGCACTGCTCGACCCCGACGCTCCCACCATCCGTCGAAAGGACTGA
- a CDS encoding ABC transporter substrate-binding protein yields MSTPRTSGRRAVRLTAALTASALSASLLAACGSSGSSDAAPASDGRPVTITFWAWAKGTKEVVDAFNASHKDVQVKFEQIPSGVAGGYAKISDASKAGNAPDLFNVEYAALPDFVSQGAVQDITKVVSADLKAKYLPQAVQLTTLAKSTWAIPLDAAPQAFFYRKDLFEKAGITTPPKTWDEYRDDALKLKAADPNTRIGTFLPDDPSTFAALSWQAGAHWFTGLDDTWNVDINSTQTKRVTDYWQKLVSDDLVRLQPSFSQQWTASLQKGETAGYLGAAWGGGVLKSTLAGSPDSFGKWAVAPIPTWDGRPASGMLGGSTFAVSKNSKKAKAAVEFATWATTTPEGIQARIASGTSSMFPADPDLIPTAKAAFKTDFYGGQDIYAVFTDASKSIKQDWQWGPAMGITNNSMKDIFGKLNQGGTIQAAVEAAQQGTVAELKNRGLKVAQ; encoded by the coding sequence ATGTCTACTCCTCGCACCTCCGGCCGCAGAGCCGTCCGCCTCACCGCCGCGCTCACCGCCTCCGCGCTCTCCGCATCGCTCCTCGCGGCCTGCGGCAGCAGCGGCAGCTCCGACGCCGCCCCTGCGAGCGACGGCCGGCCCGTCACCATCACCTTCTGGGCCTGGGCCAAGGGCACCAAGGAGGTCGTGGACGCCTTCAACGCCTCGCACAAGGACGTCCAGGTCAAGTTCGAGCAGATCCCCTCCGGTGTCGCCGGCGGTTACGCCAAGATCTCGGACGCCTCCAAGGCCGGTAACGCACCCGACCTCTTCAATGTCGAGTACGCGGCCCTTCCGGACTTCGTCAGCCAGGGCGCCGTCCAGGACATCACCAAGGTGGTCTCCGCGGACCTCAAGGCGAAGTACCTGCCGCAGGCCGTTCAGCTCACCACCCTCGCCAAGTCCACCTGGGCGATCCCCCTCGACGCCGCCCCACAGGCCTTCTTCTACCGCAAGGACCTGTTCGAAAAGGCCGGCATCACCACCCCGCCGAAGACCTGGGACGAGTACCGCGACGACGCCCTGAAGCTCAAGGCGGCCGACCCGAACACCCGGATCGGCACCTTCCTCCCCGACGACCCGAGCACCTTCGCGGCGCTCTCCTGGCAGGCCGGGGCACACTGGTTCACCGGGCTCGACGACACCTGGAACGTCGACATCAACAGCACCCAGACCAAGCGGGTCACCGACTACTGGCAGAAGCTGGTCTCCGACGACCTGGTCCGCCTCCAGCCCTCGTTCAGCCAGCAGTGGACCGCCTCGCTGCAGAAGGGCGAGACCGCCGGCTACCTCGGCGCGGCCTGGGGCGGCGGCGTGCTCAAGTCCACCCTGGCCGGCAGCCCCGACTCGTTCGGGAAGTGGGCTGTCGCCCCGATCCCGACCTGGGACGGCCGGCCGGCCAGCGGAATGCTCGGCGGCTCCACCTTCGCCGTCTCCAAGAACAGCAAGAAGGCCAAGGCCGCCGTCGAGTTCGCCACCTGGGCCACCACCACCCCCGAGGGCATCCAGGCGCGCATCGCCTCCGGCACCTCCTCGATGTTCCCGGCCGACCCCGACCTGATCCCGACCGCCAAGGCCGCCTTCAAGACCGACTTCTACGGCGGCCAGGACATCTACGCCGTCTTCACCGACGCGTCCAAGTCGATCAAGCAGGACTGGCAGTGGGGCCCGGCCATGGGCATCACCAACAACTCGATGAAGGACATCTTCGGCAAGCTCAACCAGGGCGGCACCATCCAGGCCGCGGTCGAGGCCGCCCAGCAGGGAACCGTCGCCGAACTCAAGAACCGCGGACTCAAGGTCGCCCAGTGA
- a CDS encoding carbohydrate ABC transporter permease: MLQSPPAAPPRGITVSSRAATVKRRGRYGAPAVLIAPFLILFTAAMLIPIGYAVYLSLFTERHSGLGFGEAETIFTGLGNYTRALGDAAFRGGFLTIAQYCLLYIPVMVGLSLTVALLLDSALARAKRFFQLALFLPHAVPGIIAALVWTYLYTPGISPVLDALGSAGAQLDVLGHPLPAVVNMAVWEWTGYNMIIFFAALQAVPREVLEAALVDGAGALRTAFSIKIPLIRTSITMVGLFTLIGSLQLFTEPMILRGAAPGVTTTWTPNMYAYTAAFERNDYGLAAAASVLLALAAALLSFIVTRATRARSVRRKEAAR; encoded by the coding sequence ATGCTGCAGTCCCCTCCAGCGGCTCCGCCGCGGGGCATCACCGTCTCCTCTCGCGCCGCCACCGTCAAGCGGCGCGGGAGGTACGGGGCCCCCGCCGTACTGATCGCCCCGTTCCTCATCCTCTTCACCGCGGCGATGCTCATCCCGATCGGCTACGCCGTCTACCTGAGCCTGTTCACCGAGCGCCACTCCGGTCTCGGCTTCGGGGAGGCCGAGACCATCTTCACCGGACTCGGCAACTACACCCGCGCGCTCGGGGACGCGGCGTTCAGGGGCGGTTTCCTGACGATCGCCCAGTACTGCCTGCTCTACATCCCGGTGATGGTCGGCCTGTCGCTGACCGTGGCCCTGCTACTGGATTCGGCGCTCGCCCGCGCCAAGCGCTTCTTCCAGCTGGCGCTGTTCCTCCCGCACGCCGTACCCGGCATCATCGCGGCCCTGGTCTGGACGTACCTCTACACCCCCGGCATCAGTCCGGTGCTCGACGCACTCGGCTCGGCCGGAGCACAGCTCGACGTCCTCGGCCACCCGCTGCCCGCCGTGGTCAACATGGCGGTCTGGGAGTGGACCGGCTACAACATGATCATCTTCTTCGCGGCGCTGCAGGCCGTCCCGCGCGAGGTCCTGGAAGCCGCCCTGGTGGACGGCGCGGGCGCGCTGCGCACCGCCTTCAGCATCAAGATCCCGCTGATCAGGACCTCGATCACGATGGTCGGCCTGTTCACCCTCATCGGCTCGCTCCAGCTCTTCACCGAGCCGATGATCCTGCGCGGCGCGGCCCCGGGTGTCACCACCACCTGGACGCCCAACATGTACGCCTACACCGCCGCCTTCGAGCGCAACGACTACGGCCTCGCGGCAGCCGCCTCCGTGCTGCTCGCACTCGCCGCGGCCCTGCTCTCGTTCATCGTCACCCGGGCCACCCGCGCCCGGTCCGTGCGCCGGAAGGAGGCCGCACGATGA